A DNA window from Mastomys coucha isolate ucsf_1 unplaced genomic scaffold, UCSF_Mcou_1 pScaffold21, whole genome shotgun sequence contains the following coding sequences:
- the LOC116101797 gene encoding zinc finger protein 45-like — translation MVTLEDVTMVFSEEQLVLLDSAQRKLYCEVMLETFRNVVSLGNKNLEVMESLEEVGLRHLPHEELFCSQIWQQVSGDLTKAGDCRVSIRETGSPLKRDDVHHGDKEYSKYSSQNPVLQLHAHHQIHTGEKPYKCDTCGKGFSYSSHLNIHCRVHTGEKPYKCEECGKGFSIGLHLQAHQISHTGEKPYKCEVCGKGFCRASNLLDHQRGHTGNKPHQCDICGKGFSHIFDFNIHIRVHTGEKPYKCEECGKGFSQASNLLAHQRGHTGEKPYKCNTCGKTFCQSLDLNVHCRIHTREKPYKWEGCGKAFSQFSSLQVHQRVHTGEKPYQCEDCGKSFSVGSQLQAHQRCHTGEKPYQCEECGKGFCRASNFLAHRGVHTGEKPYPCDMCGKHFRQRSYLQAHQRVHTGEKPYRCEECGKVFSWSSYLQAHQRIHTGEKPYKCEECGKGFSWSSSLLIHQ, via the exons ATGGTGACGCTCGAGGATGTGACCATGGTCTTCAGTGAGGAACAACTGGTGTTGCTGGACTctgcccagaggaagctgtactgtGAGGTGATGCTGGAGACCTTCAGGAATGTGGTGTCACTGG GAAACAAGAATCTAGAGGTGATGGAGTCTCTTGAGGAAGTGGGATTGAGGCACCTGCCACACGAGGAGCTTTTCTGCTCACAAATCTGGCAGCAAGTTTCAGGGGACCTAACGAAGGCTGGAGACTGCAGAGTAAGCATCAGGGAAACTGGCTCTCCATTGAAACGAGATGATGTGCATCATGGGGACAAGGAGTACAGCAAATATTCCAGTCAAAATCCAGTTCTTCAA CTACATGCTCATCATCAaatccacactggagagaaaccatacaaATGTGACACATGTGGCAAGGGCTTTAGTTACAGCTCACACCTTAACATCCACTGTAGAGTCCACACGGGGGAAAAGCCCTATAAGTGTGAGGAGTGTGGGAAAGGCTTTAGCATAGGCTTACACCTGCAAGCTCATCAGATAagccacactggagagaaaccatacaaGTGTGAGGTGTGTGGAAAAGGCTTCTGTCGGGCCTCAAATCTGTTGGATCATCAGAGAGGCCACACTGGAAACAAGCCCCATCAGTGTGATATTTGTGGGAAGGGCTTCAGTCATATTTTTGATTTTAATATCCACATTAGAGTCCACACAGGGGAAAAGCCCTACAAGTGTGAGGAGTGTGGGAAAGGGTTCAGCCAGGCCTCAAATCTTTTGGCCCATCAGAGAGgccacactggagagaagccctataaATGTAACACGTGTGGAAAGACCTTCTGCCAGAGTTTAGATCTTAATGTTCACTGTAGAATCCATACAAGAGAAAAACCCTATAAATGGGAGgggtgtgggaaagccttcagtcAGTTCTCAAGTCTCCAGGTGCACCAGAGggttcatacaggagagaaaccatatCAGTGTGAAGACTGTGGGAAAAGCTTCAGTGTAGGTTCACAGCTTCAAGCGCATCAGAGGTGCCACACTGGAGAAAAACCCTATCAATGTGAGGAGTGTGGGAAGGGCTTCTGTCGGGCCTCCAATTTTTTAGCTCATCGTGGGgtccacacaggagagaaaccgtACCCATGTGATATGTGTGGGAAACACTTCCGGCAGAGGTCCTACCTCCAAGCCCACCAGAGGgtccacactggagagaaaccttacagaTGCGAGGAGTGTGGGAAAGTCTTCAGTTGGAGCTCATACCTTCAAGCCCACCAGAGgattcacacaggagagaagccatacAAGTGCGAGGAGTGTGGGAAGGGCTTCAGCTGGAGCTCAAGTCTCCTAATTCACCAGTGA